The genomic region CGGGGTGCTGGGGCGCGTCAATCAGGTATTCGCGCGGCGGGTCGACAAGGTGGCCTGCGGGACTTGGCCGACCGATCTGCCTGCCGGCGTGAGTGGAGAGCCCACCGGCAATCCGGTGCGTCAGGCCGTGCTGGACCGGGCGGCGGCGCCCTATATCGCGCCGGGGGACTATCCGATGGCACTGGTCGTGATCGGCGGCAGCCAGGGGGCGCGGGTCTTGTCGGACGTCGTGCCTGCCGCTGTGGCGCTGCTGCCGGAAAGCCTGCGCGCCAACCTGCGCGTGGCGCATCAGGCCCGCGACGAGGATGCGACCCGCGCCGCCGAAGCCTATGAGGCGGCAGGTGTGCGGGCCGAGATTGCCCCCTTCTTCGACGACATCCCGCGCCGCCTGTCCGAGGCGCAGCTGGTCATCTCGCGGTCGGGTGCATCCTCGGTTGCCGATGTCAGCGTGATCGGGCGGCCTGCGATCCTGATCCCCTATGCGGCGGCGACGGGCGACCACCAGACGGCCAACGCGCGCGGGCTGGTTGACGCGAAGGCAGCGGTCGTGATTCAGGAAAAGGCGCTTGACGCGGCAATGCTTGCAGGCCACATCGCCGCGATCTTGGAAGACCCCGCCACGGCCGAGGCCATGGCGCGGAGTGCCCTGGGCGAGGGCAAGCCCGACGCCACTGCCCGTCTGGTGGCACTGGTCGAAGACCTGGCAGGAGATGCATCATGAACGCAGCCGCAACCAAGCTGCCGCTGGAACTTGGCCCGATCCATTTCGTGGGCATCGGCGGCATCGGCATGTCCGGCATCGCCGAGGTGCTGATGACGCTGGGCTACCGGGTGCAGGGGTCGGATGCCAAGGCGTCCAAGATCACCGACCGGCTGGTCAAGCTGGGGGCCGTGTTCCATGAGGGCCAGCGGGCCGAGAACATCGGCGAAGCGGCGGTTGTCGTCATCTCGAGCGCGATCAAGAAGGGCAATCCCGAACTGGAAGAGGCGCGGCGGCGCAAACTTCCCGTCGTGCGCCGGGCGGAAATGCTGGCGGAACTGATGCGGATGCGGTCGAACATCGCCATCGCCGGGACGCATGGCAAGACGACGACGACGACGATGGTGGCGACGCTGCTGGACAAGGGCGGCTTTGATCCGACGGTCATCAACGGGGGCGTGATCCACGCCTATGGGTCGAACGCCCGCGCTGGCGCTGGCGAATGGATGGTGGTGGAGGCCGACGAAAGCGACGGTAGCTTCAACCGCCTGCCCGCGACGATTGCCATCGTGACCAATATCGACCCGGAGCACATGGAGCATTGGGGGACCTTCGACGCGTTGCGCAAGGGGTTCCTCGATTTCGTGTCGAACATCCCGTTCTATGGCCTTGCGGTGTGCTGCACCGACCATCCGGAAGTGCAGGCTTTGGTCGGCAAGGTGACCGACCGCCGCGTGGTGACCTTCGGATTCAACGCCCAGGCCGACGTGCGGGCGCAGAACCTGACCTATGAAAATGGCGTGGCGCATTTCGATATTGCTCTGCAGGCCGAGGGGATTGTGATCGAGGGCTGCACCCTGCCGATGCCGGGGGATCACAACGTCTCCAACGCCCTGTCAGCCGTGGCCGTGGCCCGGCATCTGGGGATGAAGAAGGACGAGATCCGTGAGGCTCTGGCCGGCTTTGCCGGGGTGAACCGCCGGTTCACCAAGGTGGCCGAGGTGAATGGTGTCACGATCATCGACGACTATGGCCACCACCCGGTGGAAATCGCCGCTGTGCTGAAGGCCGCGCGGCAGGCGACAAAGGGCCGGATCATCGCGGTCCACCAGCCGCACCGCTTTACCCGCCTGTCCAGCCTGTTTGACGATTTCTGCACCTGCTTCAACGATGCCGATGTGGTCGCCATTGCCGATGTCTATGCGGCGGGGGAAGACCCGATCCCCGGCGCCTCGCGGGATGATCTGGTGGCGGGGCTGATCGCCCATGGTCACCGCCACGCCCGCGCGCTGCTGGATGAGGCTGATCTTGCCCGGCTGGTCCGCGAACAGGCGCGGCCGGGTGACATGGTGGTCTGCCTTGGCGCAGGCACGATCAGCGCCTGGGCCAACGCCTTGCCGGCAAAGCTGATGGGTGCCGCGGCATGACGGGCGCGACCGGTCCCGTGGTCCTGTCCGTTCCGCCGAAGGCCTTTGGTCCCCTTCCCCAACCGGTTCCAACTGCATGAGCGTGCCGCTGATCCTTGGCTGCCTTTGGGTCCTTGCCTCGGCCATCGTGGCCATGCTGCCGATGCGGCAGCAGATGGTGCCGGGCGTGGCGCTTCTGATCGCGGCGCCGGTCCTTTTGGTCTGGATCGGCTGGGTGCATGGCTGGGTCTGGCTGGCGGTCGGGCTTTTTGCCTTCCTGTCGATGTTCCGCAACCCGCTGCGGTATTTCCTGCGCCGCGCGCTTGGTCTGCCTGCGCCCCTGCCGAAGGAGTTGGAGAAATGATCCTGCCCCTGGCGATGTGCCTGATCTGGCTGATTGCGGCGAATGTGATCGCGATGTTTCCGTCGCGCGATTATCACTGGCGCGCGGCCTATGTGCTGATCGCCATTGGCGTGCCGCTGCTGGGCTGGATCACCTATGAGGGCGGGCCGATCGTGGGGATGCTGGTCTTGGCCGCCGGGGTGTCGATCCTGCGCTGGCCGGTGGTCTATTTCTGGCGCTGGCTGCGCCGACAACTGGGCTGACGCGCGATGTACTTGCATCTGGTAGCCATGGGTCTTGGCGCGGCACTGGTGGCAGGGCTGATCGGCTGGGGGATGGCCCGGCGCTATGGCTGGCAGCGGGCGCTGGTGGTGCCGCTGCTTGCCGTGATCGCGCTGGCCATGATCCTGTGGCGTTCACGGTCGATGAACTTTCACGACGGACTTGGTCTGGTCGCAGCGGCGGTTGTCTTTGCGGCACCGACGCTGGTTGGAGCATTGCTGGGCATCGTGCTTGCCAGCCGTCGTGGGCGCTAGACCCCGCCTTTGGCAGGCTTTCCCTTGCAGCCGACCAGCCAACCCGGCTATCCCCGCAGCATGACACCGCTTCCCACCCCGCGCGGCGCCCTGACGCCAAACCGCCCGCTCTCCGATCTGACCTGGCTTCGGGTCGGCGGGCCTGCAGACTGGCTGTTCCAGCCAGCGGATGAGGCGGACCTTGCCACGTTCCTTGCCGCGCTGGACCCTGCCGTTCCGGTCTTTCCCATCGGTGTCGGGTCGAACCTGATCGTGCGCGATGGCGGCATCCGGGCTGTGGTGATCCGGCTGGGGCGGGGGTTCAACGGGATCGTGGTCGAGGGTGACCTTGTCACTGCGGGGGCAGCGGCGCTGGATGCGCATGTCGCAAAGCGCGCGGCTGAGGCCGGGCTGGACCTGACCTTCCTGCGCACCATCCCCGGGTCCATCGGCGGGGCGGTGCGGATGAATGCGGGCTGCTATGGCAGCTATGTCTCGGATGCCTTGGTCGAAATCCGCCTAGTCACCCGGATTGGTGAGGTTCAGACCGTGCCCGCAGCCGCCCTGAACCTGCGGTATCGCCAAAGTGACCTGCCCGAAGGCGCGGTGGTTCTGTCGGCCACCTTCCGCGCAGCCCCGGGCGACCCCGCGGAACTTGAGGCGCGGATGGCCGACCAGATTGCCAAGCGGGATGCCAGCCAGCCTACCAAGGATAGGTCCGCTGGCAGCACCTTCCGCAACCCCTTGGGTCGCAGCAGCACCGGGACCGCCGATGACACGCATGAGCTGAAGGCCTGGAAAGTCATCGACGACGCCGGGATGCGCGGCGCAAGGCTGGGCGGGGCGCAGATGTCGCCCATGCATTCCAACTTCCTGATCAACGCCGGTGGCGCAACTGCCGCCGATCTGGAAAATCTGGGCGAGGACGTGCGAAAAAAGGTTTTCCTATCAAGCGGTATCACGTTAGAGTGGGAAATCATGCGGGTCGGAGAATTCCTGCAGGACTAACAATATCACGGGTCACATAAGACCCGGATGAGGCAGTAAATGGCGGGCGCATCGAGCAGGATGTCCCCCAGAGTGGCGGTTTTGATGGGTGGGCTTTCCGCTGAGCGGGAGGTCTCTCTCGTTTCAGGGCGCGAATGCGCCGTGGCCCTCCGGGAGGCTGGATATGACGTGGTTGAGGTCGATTGCGGCCCCGACCTCGCCTTGCGCCTGTCTGACATCAAACCTGACGTCTGTTTCAACGCCTTGCATGGTCGCTGGGGTGAAGATGGCTGTGTGCAGGGCCTGCTGGAATGGATGGCGATCCCCTATACCCACTCTGGCGTGCTGGCCTCGGCGCTTGCGATGGACAAGGCCAAGACCAAAGAGGTTTACGCGGCGGCCGGTCTTCCGGTGGTCAACAGCGTGCTCGCCACGAAAGAGGCGGTTGAGGCGGGCCATGTCCTGCCGCCGCCCTATGTGGTGAAGCCGAACAACGAAGGGTCCTCCGTCGGGGTCTATATCGTGCATCCGGGGTCGAACGCGCCCCGGCTTGCGTCGACGATGCCCGCGCAGGTGATGGTGGAAACCTACGCGCCGGGGCGCGAACTGACCACAACCGTGATGGGCGACCGGGCGCTGGGGGTGACGGATATCATCACCGACGGCTGGTATGACTATGACGCGAAATACAAGCCCGGCGGCAGCCGCCATGAATGCCCCGCGAATGTGCCCAAGGACATTGCCGATGCCTGCCTTGACTATGCCCTGCGCGCGCATCGGGCGTTGAGATGCCGGGGCGTCAGCCGCACCGACTTTCGCTGGGACGAAAGCCGCGGTCTGGCCGGGCTGATCCTGTTGGAGACCAACACCCAGCCGGGGATGACGCCCACCTCGCTTGCCCCAGAACAGGCGGCGATGCAGGGGATGAGCTTTGCCCAGTTCTGCGACTGGATGGTGAAGGACGCGTCATGCAACCGCTGATCGCCCGCCGTCCTTCCGGCCCCACCGGGGCCCGCCCGGTCCGTCGCGACCCGGCCCCGTCGAAATGGGCCTACCGCGCGCAGCGGATGCTGCTGACGCCCTATGTGCGGATGTTTCTGCGCACCGGGTTGCCGATGCTGGTGCTGATTGGCGGCGTGACGATCTGGCTGTCGGATGAAACCCGCAGGCAAGCGGTTGTCACCACACTTGCCGACCTGCGCGCCGATTTCGAAGCGCGGCCGGAATTCCGCGTCTCGCTTGCCCGTGTCGAAGGGGCGTCGGACGATCTGGCCGAGGCCGTGCGTGCGCGGCTGGGGCTGACCTTGCCGATGTCGTCCTTTGACATCAACCTTGATGAAGTCCGCGCCCGGATCGAGGCGCTGGATGCTGTCAGCCGGGCCGATCTGCGCGTGCGGTCGGGGGGCGTGCTGCAGGTGATGATCACCGAACGCGTGCCCGTGGCCATCTGGCGCACGGAAACCGGGCTGACGCTGGTCGATGACACCGGCCACCGCGTCGCAGGCCTTGTCGCGCGCAGCGACCGCCCGGACCTGCCGCTGATCGCAGGCGACGGGGCCGACCTTGCCACGCCCGAAGCGCTGGACCTGATCGCCGCCGCGGGGCCGCTGTCCCCCCGCATCCGTGGCCTTGTCCGCATGGGCGAACGGCGCTGGGACATCGTGCTGGACCGTGAACAGCGTGTGCTGCTGCCCGAGAAGAACCCCGTGCAGGCGCTGGAGCGTCTGCTGGCGCTGGACCATGTCCAGGACATCATGAACCGCGACATCCTGACCGTC from Tabrizicola piscis harbors:
- a CDS encoding UDP-N-acetylglucosamine--N-acetylmuramyl-(pentapeptide) pyrophosphoryl-undecaprenol N-acetylglucosamine transferase; the encoded protein is MAKLLLIAAGGTGGHMFPAQALAEAMLARGWRVKLSTDDRGARYAGGFPADVVVERVASATFARGGVAAKLMAPLRIAGGVLGAIWSQLRDRPTVVVGFGGYPSIPALTAAWVLRRPRMIHEQNGVLGRVNQVFARRVDKVACGTWPTDLPAGVSGEPTGNPVRQAVLDRAAAPYIAPGDYPMALVVIGGSQGARVLSDVVPAAVALLPESLRANLRVAHQARDEDATRAAEAYEAAGVRAEIAPFFDDIPRRLSEAQLVISRSGASSVADVSVIGRPAILIPYAAATGDHQTANARGLVDAKAAVVIQEKALDAAMLAGHIAAILEDPATAEAMARSALGEGKPDATARLVALVEDLAGDAS
- a CDS encoding DUF2484 family protein: MILPLAMCLIWLIAANVIAMFPSRDYHWRAAYVLIAIGVPLLGWITYEGGPIVGMLVLAAGVSILRWPVVYFWRWLRRQLG
- the murB gene encoding UDP-N-acetylmuramate dehydrogenase; protein product: MTPLPTPRGALTPNRPLSDLTWLRVGGPADWLFQPADEADLATFLAALDPAVPVFPIGVGSNLIVRDGGIRAVVIRLGRGFNGIVVEGDLVTAGAAALDAHVAKRAAEAGLDLTFLRTIPGSIGGAVRMNAGCYGSYVSDALVEIRLVTRIGEVQTVPAAALNLRYRQSDLPEGAVVLSATFRAAPGDPAELEARMADQIAKRDASQPTKDRSAGSTFRNPLGRSSTGTADDTHELKAWKVIDDAGMRGARLGGAQMSPMHSNFLINAGGATAADLENLGEDVRKKVFLSSGITLEWEIMRVGEFLQD
- a CDS encoding D-alanine--D-alanine ligase — protein: MAGASSRMSPRVAVLMGGLSAEREVSLVSGRECAVALREAGYDVVEVDCGPDLALRLSDIKPDVCFNALHGRWGEDGCVQGLLEWMAIPYTHSGVLASALAMDKAKTKEVYAAAGLPVVNSVLATKEAVEAGHVLPPPYVVKPNNEGSSVGVYIVHPGSNAPRLASTMPAQVMVETYAPGRELTTTVMGDRALGVTDIITDGWYDYDAKYKPGGSRHECPANVPKDIADACLDYALRAHRALRCRGVSRTDFRWDESRGLAGLILLETNTQPGMTPTSLAPEQAAMQGMSFAQFCDWMVKDASCNR
- a CDS encoding cell division protein FtsQ/DivIB; translation: MQPLIARRPSGPTGARPVRRDPAPSKWAYRAQRMLLTPYVRMFLRTGLPMLVLIGGVTIWLSDETRRQAVVTTLADLRADFEARPEFRVSLARVEGASDDLAEAVRARLGLTLPMSSFDINLDEVRARIEALDAVSRADLRVRSGGVLQVMITERVPVAIWRTETGLTLVDDTGHRVAGLVARSDRPDLPLIAGDGADLATPEALDLIAAAGPLSPRIRGLVRMGERRWDIVLDREQRVLLPEKNPVQALERLLALDHVQDIMNRDILTVDLRSDHRPTLRLTPNALAEMRRAQGIETVENEL
- the murC gene encoding UDP-N-acetylmuramate--L-alanine ligase; translation: MNAAATKLPLELGPIHFVGIGGIGMSGIAEVLMTLGYRVQGSDAKASKITDRLVKLGAVFHEGQRAENIGEAAVVVISSAIKKGNPELEEARRRKLPVVRRAEMLAELMRMRSNIAIAGTHGKTTTTTMVATLLDKGGFDPTVINGGVIHAYGSNARAGAGEWMVVEADESDGSFNRLPATIAIVTNIDPEHMEHWGTFDALRKGFLDFVSNIPFYGLAVCCTDHPEVQALVGKVTDRRVVTFGFNAQADVRAQNLTYENGVAHFDIALQAEGIVIEGCTLPMPGDHNVSNALSAVAVARHLGMKKDEIREALAGFAGVNRRFTKVAEVNGVTIIDDYGHHPVEIAAVLKAARQATKGRIIAVHQPHRFTRLSSLFDDFCTCFNDADVVAIADVYAAGEDPIPGASRDDLVAGLIAHGHRHARALLDEADLARLVREQARPGDMVVCLGAGTISAWANALPAKLMGAAA
- a CDS encoding DUF2484 family protein is translated as MSVPLILGCLWVLASAIVAMLPMRQQMVPGVALLIAAPVLLVWIGWVHGWVWLAVGLFAFLSMFRNPLRYFLRRALGLPAPLPKELEK